One window from the genome of Thalassospira xiamenensis M-5 = DSM 17429 encodes:
- a CDS encoding DsbA family oxidoreductase: MNWQPGHSKAPMAPIRIEAIIDTVCPWCYIGKKRLEKALVREKLDHMPITWRPFLLNPDMPTGGIDRKLYLSAKFGGTESATRVYKAIEAAGAAVGIDFNFDAIRLTPDSTDSHRLIYKVCAERPAVGNDLVEDLFTAYFLDGRDIGDLDVLVEIAVTHGEDRNEILDYLGGDMDREFVSQENRVAHQMGVTGVPCFLFNGRHALSGAQEPEILQRMIRLARQEETPI; the protein is encoded by the coding sequence ATGAACTGGCAACCCGGTCATAGCAAAGCACCGATGGCGCCGATCCGTATCGAGGCGATCATCGATACCGTGTGTCCATGGTGTTACATCGGCAAGAAACGTTTGGAAAAGGCACTTGTCCGGGAAAAACTTGACCATATGCCAATTACCTGGCGTCCATTCCTTTTGAACCCCGATATGCCAACGGGCGGGATAGACCGGAAATTATATCTGTCGGCCAAATTTGGCGGCACTGAAAGTGCAACTCGGGTTTACAAGGCGATTGAGGCTGCGGGTGCGGCTGTCGGGATCGATTTCAATTTCGATGCCATTCGTCTGACGCCGGATTCAACAGATTCCCATCGCCTGATCTATAAAGTTTGCGCCGAACGCCCTGCTGTCGGGAATGATCTGGTTGAAGACCTGTTTACGGCTTACTTCCTTGATGGACGCGACATTGGTGATCTTGATGTTCTGGTTGAGATTGCCGTCACCCATGGTGAAGACAGAAACGAAATCCTTGATTACCTTGGGGGTGACATGGATCGCGAATTCGTATCGCAGGAAAACCGGGTTGCCCATCAAATGGGCGTAACCGGGGTCCCATGCTTCCTGTTTAATGGCCGCCATGCTCTTTCGGGCGCGCAGGAACCGGAAATCCTGCAACGCATGATCCGTCTGGCGCGTCAGGAAGAAACACCCATCTGA
- the deoC gene encoding deoxyribose-phosphate aldolase, translating to MFDPNSVSEVITAAKAAARSDAETARLAISVLDLTSLNDDDTVEKIEALCERAQSPAGNTAAVCVYAPFIETAWRALGQSGVKTATVVNFPDGDTNAQRVGDETADAVAKGADEVDLVLPYKAFIAGDIQTVVDVIEATRMACGPMTTMKVILESGEFDDLSKVYDAARLAIKHGANFVKTSTGKVPVGATPEAAVAMISAIRDAREEDGLACGFKASGGVKTADDAALFLAIADEIMGEGWAEPSTFRFGASGVLTALLETCGIDQSVAPKTTGNY from the coding sequence ATGTTCGACCCGAATTCTGTTTCAGAAGTCATTACAGCTGCCAAAGCAGCAGCAAGAAGCGATGCGGAAACCGCGCGACTGGCCATTTCCGTTCTTGATCTGACCAGCCTGAATGACGATGACACGGTCGAAAAGATCGAAGCACTGTGTGAGCGCGCACAAAGCCCGGCCGGGAATACCGCCGCTGTTTGTGTGTATGCGCCATTTATCGAAACCGCATGGCGGGCGCTGGGCCAAAGCGGTGTTAAAACTGCTACTGTTGTCAATTTCCCGGACGGTGACACCAATGCGCAGCGTGTGGGCGACGAAACAGCAGACGCCGTTGCCAAGGGTGCGGACGAGGTTGATCTGGTTTTGCCTTACAAGGCTTTTATAGCCGGGGATATCCAGACTGTCGTTGATGTTATTGAAGCAACCCGCATGGCTTGCGGTCCGATGACCACGATGAAGGTCATTCTTGAAAGCGGCGAATTTGACGATCTTTCCAAGGTCTATGATGCCGCCCGCCTTGCGATCAAACATGGTGCGAATTTCGTCAAAACCTCGACCGGGAAAGTGCCAGTTGGCGCGACGCCCGAGGCGGCGGTAGCAATGATTTCGGCCATTCGCGATGCCCGGGAGGAAGATGGTCTTGCTTGTGGCTTCAAGGCATCTGGCGGCGTCAAAACGGCTGATGACGCAGCATTGTTTCTTGCAATTGCGGATGAAATAATGGGTGAAGGCTGGGCAGAGCCAAGCACGTTCCGTTTCGGTGCCAGCGGGGTTTTGACAGCCTTGTTGGAAACTTGTGGTATTGATCAGTCTGTTGCGCCAAAGACGACTGGCAACTACTGA
- a CDS encoding phosphopentomutase: MARAIIIVADSFGIGAAPDAAKFGDQGSDTLGHIAENCANGLADNDIRKGELNIPNMTALGLGEAARDATGRVPPGLEHGGAMIGAYGHAQELSRGKDTPSGHWEIAGVPVDFDWGYFPLEVPTFPRELTDKLIKQAKLPGILGNCHASGTTIIAELGEEHIKTGMPICYTSADSVFQIAAHEEHFGLDRLYKVCEIAFKLVEPYNIGRVIARPFVGCSPADFKRTANRRDIAIPPHRPTLLDKFSEAGGTVISVGKIADIYAQRGISKKVKASGNMALFDAMMTEIDQAPDNSIVFTNLVDFDMEFGHRRDVPGYANALEEFDTRIPELRAILKPGDLVIITADHGCDPTWRGNDHTREFVPILAFGPAIQPGPIGMRDSFADIGQTVADHLGIAPLAAGTSFLNG, translated from the coding sequence ATGGCCCGCGCCATAATCATTGTTGCAGACAGTTTCGGTATCGGCGCAGCCCCAGATGCAGCCAAGTTTGGTGATCAGGGCTCAGACACCTTGGGTCACATTGCAGAAAACTGTGCTAATGGTCTGGCAGACAATGATATTCGCAAGGGAGAACTGAATATTCCCAACATGACCGCGTTAGGTCTTGGCGAAGCCGCCAGGGATGCAACCGGTCGTGTCCCACCGGGACTTGAACATGGTGGCGCGATGATTGGCGCCTATGGCCATGCCCAGGAACTGTCACGCGGTAAGGATACGCCAAGCGGCCATTGGGAAATTGCGGGTGTGCCCGTTGATTTTGATTGGGGCTATTTCCCGCTTGAAGTGCCGACCTTCCCCAGAGAATTGACCGATAAGCTGATCAAGCAGGCAAAGTTGCCCGGTATTCTTGGCAATTGTCATGCATCTGGTACAACAATCATTGCCGAACTCGGGGAAGAACACATCAAAACCGGCATGCCGATTTGCTATACTTCGGCCGATAGCGTGTTTCAGATTGCCGCCCACGAAGAGCATTTTGGTCTGGATCGGTTGTACAAGGTTTGCGAGATCGCCTTTAAACTGGTTGAACCATATAATATTGGCCGTGTCATCGCCCGCCCGTTTGTCGGCTGCAGTCCGGCTGATTTCAAGCGAACGGCAAATCGTCGTGATATAGCGATCCCGCCGCATAGACCGACCCTACTGGATAAGTTTAGCGAGGCTGGCGGCACGGTCATCTCGGTGGGCAAAATTGCCGATATCTATGCGCAGCGCGGCATTTCAAAGAAGGTAAAGGCATCGGGTAATATGGCCCTTTTTGATGCCATGATGACTGAAATTGATCAGGCGCCTGATAACAGCATCGTTTTCACCAATCTTGTCGATTTTGATATGGAGTTTGGTCATCGTCGCGATGTGCCGGGTTATGCCAATGCCCTTGAAGAGTTCGATACCCGCATTCCCGAACTGCGCGCGATTTTAAAGCCGGGCGACCTTGTCATCATCACCGCGGATCATGGCTGCGATCCAACTTGGCGCGGCAATGACCACACACGCGAATTCGTGCCGATTCTGGCATTCGGTCCAGCCATTCAACCCGGGCCGATTGGCATGCGTGACAGTTTTGCCGATATTGGCCAAACCGTTGCGGATCACCTTGGCATCGCGCCGCTGGCCGCGGGTACTTCGTTCCTGAATGGATAA
- a CDS encoding succinylglutamate desuccinylase/aspartoacylase family protein translates to MQQERIELIRPQMGTARALTVRRYGKVGQGPKAYLQAALHADELPGVIALHHLEMLLKAAEEKGQINGEIVVVPFANPIGFTQYVDMKPLGRFEMRTGQNFNRHYPDLCKELIAAVDGKLGQDPDVNVECARVELRRLIKEHRSNAGPLTDLEDLRLTLAELAIDADYVLDLHCDWEAAMHLYTSDSSWPDAADLSAQIGAEACLIAEESGANPFDEAFSRPWVELRRVYGDKFPIPMATLSTTIELRGEQDVYDHLASQDAKNLFAFLQRRGVIAGDPGPLPQAKCTATPLAGVDRVTATHGGMIVFSVDAGVHVKAGQELGYVLDCETGDKTPFSSRTDGFMYARVGGRLVVPGGLLCSVAGPEALPGREGLLLTAR, encoded by the coding sequence ATGCAACAAGAACGCATTGAACTGATTCGCCCCCAAATGGGTACTGCCCGCGCGCTTACCGTCCGTCGCTATGGCAAAGTCGGGCAAGGACCAAAAGCTTATCTGCAGGCAGCCCTTCATGCCGACGAGCTCCCTGGTGTAATCGCCCTGCACCATTTGGAAATGCTCCTGAAAGCTGCCGAAGAAAAAGGCCAGATCAACGGTGAAATCGTGGTTGTACCGTTCGCCAATCCGATCGGTTTCACCCAGTATGTTGATATGAAACCGCTCGGGCGTTTTGAAATGCGCACCGGACAGAACTTCAACCGTCACTATCCCGACCTGTGTAAGGAACTGATTGCGGCTGTTGATGGTAAGCTTGGTCAGGATCCGGATGTCAATGTTGAATGTGCGCGTGTCGAACTTCGTCGCTTGATCAAGGAACACCGCAGCAATGCAGGGCCTTTGACCGATCTTGAGGATTTGCGTCTGACACTGGCGGAACTGGCAATTGATGCGGACTATGTTCTTGACCTGCATTGCGACTGGGAAGCAGCCATGCATCTTTATACCAGCGATTCCAGCTGGCCGGATGCAGCAGATCTATCGGCTCAAATCGGTGCAGAAGCCTGCCTGATTGCCGAAGAAAGCGGCGCCAACCCGTTCGACGAAGCTTTCAGCCGCCCCTGGGTCGAATTGCGCCGCGTTTATGGCGACAAGTTTCCGATCCCGATGGCAACACTTTCAACCACAATCGAATTGCGCGGTGAACAGGACGTTTATGATCACCTTGCCAGTCAGGATGCGAAGAACCTGTTTGCATTCCTGCAACGTCGTGGCGTTATCGCAGGTGATCCCGGCCCCCTGCCCCAGGCAAAATGCACGGCCACACCGCTTGCAGGTGTTGATCGCGTAACGGCAACCCATGGCGGGATGATCGTGTTTTCCGTCGATGCCGGTGTCCATGTAAAAGCAGGTCAGGAACTGGGCTATGTTCTTGATTGCGAAACAGGTGACAAAACACCGTTTTCCAGTCGTACAGACGGTTTCATGTACGCACGTGTCGGTGGGCGTCTTGTGGTCCCCGGCGGTTTGCTTTGCTCTGTCGCAGGGCCCGAAGCATTGCCTGGTCGCGAAGGGCTTCTTTTGACCGCACGTTGA